A genome region from Methanobacterium aggregans includes the following:
- a CDS encoding tetratricopeptide repeat protein: protein MDLSKYKKRTATKKAYRKFRRGKYEESLEVYNNILENYPEHTNAWFGKAMVLEAMGKLENALEFYDKTLELDPGYFGAWYNRGNTLIKLERFSEALDSYDEALKLDPEYFGAWYNRGNTLIKLERFSEALDSYDEALKLEPKNVEVLYNRGYALAYLERFSEALDSYDEVLKRDSKYFDAWYNRGYTLAYLERFSEALDSYDEALKLNPKNAELWYNKAKTFEKLDKPQEAIESYDEALRINLNYVDAWYSRGMVMVKLGKNEEALECFDKSLELNPDFEPALKAKKAISDAEV, encoded by the coding sequence TTGGACTTAAGCAAATATAAGAAAAGAACAGCTACCAAAAAGGCTTACAGAAAATTTAGACGGGGCAAATATGAAGAATCTCTGGAAGTTTACAACAACATTTTAGAAAATTATCCAGAACATACCAACGCCTGGTTCGGTAAAGCAATGGTTTTAGAAGCAATGGGAAAACTTGAAAATGCTTTAGAATTTTATGATAAAACGTTAGAACTGGATCCAGGGTACTTCGGTGCCTGGTACAATAGGGGAAACACTCTTATCAAGCTTGAAAGGTTTTCTGAGGCTTTGGATAGTTATGATGAGGCTTTGAAGTTGGATCCTGAGTACTTTGGTGCCTGGTACAATAGGGGAAACACTCTTATCAAGCTTGAAAGGTTTTCTGAGGCTTTGGATAGTTATGATGAGGCTTTGAAGCTGGAACCAAAGAATGTTGAAGTACTGTACAATAGGGGGTACGCCCTGGCGTATTTGGAGAGGTTTTCTGAGGCTTTGGATAGTTATGATGAGGTTTTAAAGAGGGATTCAAAGTATTTTGATGCATGGTACAATAGGGGGTACACTTTGGCGTATTTGGAGAGGTTTTCTGAGGCTTTGGATAGTTATGATGAGGCTTTGAAGCTGAATCCAAAGAATGCTGAACTATGGTACAATAAAGCTAAAACCTTTGAAAAACTTGATAAACCTCAGGAAGCCATAGAAAGTTATGATGAAGCCTTAAGAATAAACTTAAACTACGTTGATGCATGGTACAGTAGGGGCATGGTCATGGTAAAATTAGGTAAAAATGAAGAAGCATTGGAATGTTTTGATAAATCCTTAGAGTTGAATCCTGATTTTGAACCAGCTTTAAAAGCTAAAAAAGCTATTTCAGATGCTGAAGTATAA
- a CDS encoding adenylosuccinate synthetase, giving the protein MTCNILVGGGWGDEGKGKCITYLCSNDKPDIIARAGVGPNAGHSVEFNGEKYGLRMIPSGFVHTDARLLIGAGVLVDPEVFHYELNYLNKYNVKERTFADYRCSIIEEKHKQQDRASEYLSKNIGTTGSGCGPANSDRVMRVAKLASQIEEMEGYTADVPTEVNEAIDAGEDVFIEGSQGFGLSLYYGTYPYVTSKDTTASTAAADVGVGPTKIDEVIVVFKSYITRVGAGPFKTEITQDKAEEMHIEEYGTVTGRRRRVGVFDMELAKESCMINGATQIALTCVDRLFPQCERVKEYSQLSPEVKNFVEEIQTETGVPVTIISTGPDMTDTVDLRDELL; this is encoded by the coding sequence ATGACATGTAACATACTTGTTGGTGGAGGATGGGGAGATGAAGGTAAGGGAAAATGTATAACCTACCTTTGTTCAAATGATAAACCCGATATCATAGCTAGAGCTGGAGTAGGTCCAAATGCAGGACACTCAGTTGAATTTAATGGCGAAAAATATGGATTGAGGATGATACCTTCAGGATTCGTGCACACAGATGCAAGGCTTCTTATTGGTGCAGGGGTGCTCGTGGACCCTGAGGTGTTCCACTACGAACTCAACTACCTGAACAAGTACAACGTTAAGGAGAGAACCTTTGCAGACTACAGGTGCTCAATTATTGAAGAAAAACACAAACAGCAGGACAGAGCTTCTGAATACCTCTCAAAGAATATTGGAACCACAGGAAGTGGCTGCGGACCTGCAAACAGTGACAGGGTTATGAGGGTTGCAAAACTCGCAAGCCAGATCGAGGAAATGGAAGGATACACAGCAGACGTGCCAACAGAGGTTAACGAGGCCATAGATGCTGGTGAGGATGTGTTCATAGAGGGATCCCAGGGATTCGGATTATCGCTTTACTACGGAACCTACCCCTACGTGACCAGTAAGGACACAACTGCAAGCACAGCTGCAGCAGATGTTGGAGTGGGTCCAACCAAGATCGATGAAGTTATAGTTGTATTCAAATCATACATAACACGTGTAGGTGCAGGCCCATTCAAAACAGAAATAACACAGGATAAGGCAGAGGAAATGCACATAGAAGAGTACGGAACAGTCACAGGAAGAAGGAGGCGTGTTGGTGTATTCGACATGGAACTGGCCAAGGAATCCTGCATGATAAACGGAGCAACCCAGATAGCTCTGACATGTGTTGACAGATTATTCCCACAGTGTGAACGTGTTAAAGAGTACAGTCAACTTTCACCTGAAGTTAAAAACTTCGTTGAGGAGATACAAACTGAA
- a CDS encoding ATP-binding protein — protein sequence MNYYHDEKMEKLFQVLEQPKSLEDIDLSESFIKNLILKIISSYGNIKVNQIHEITGLHVDILEECLRAMEKQDLCAQTGGSFLFPSVEYTIKKQGHEKAKKLMQENPYIGTAPVTYEEYFKIMEVQLKGRFPIHIPEYVIEDALKDVVGVEGAKKTLVEAAIGGKGFFIYGPPGTGKTFLTSKMSDLLPPLLIPKYIEFSGDVIQLYDPDFHKSREEQPEDPRWVKVYAPFVFTGSELSTEKLETNFNPNKGVYETSPIIKANGGVLLLDDLGRQKEDHNALLNRLIVPLENKKDVVYIKGAPVIVQTHFIPSFSTNLEITIVDEAHLRRAPLNILLDPPSPDEIVTVFKKNLDAMHEDYDEDVLERFRSVYIPMIYGGEQLKPTFAHARDVAQIAQAVRIRRGEERITKEILEEALNGHILVSLQRKYTPELFERIIKQKH from the coding sequence ATGAACTACTACCACGATGAAAAAATGGAGAAGCTCTTCCAGGTTCTGGAACAGCCAAAATCTCTTGAGGACATAGATCTTTCAGAGTCCTTTATAAAAAATCTTATTCTCAAGATCATCTCAAGCTACGGAAACATAAAGGTCAATCAGATCCATGAAATAACAGGTCTCCATGTTGATATCCTCGAGGAATGCCTGAGGGCAATGGAAAAACAGGATCTATGTGCTCAAACAGGTGGAAGTTTCCTTTTCCCAAGTGTTGAATACACCATAAAGAAGCAGGGACATGAAAAGGCCAAAAAATTGATGCAGGAAAACCCCTACATAGGTACGGCTCCTGTGACCTACGAGGAGTACTTCAAGATAATGGAGGTCCAGCTCAAGGGCAGGTTCCCAATCCACATCCCTGAATACGTGATTGAAGATGCTCTCAAGGATGTTGTTGGTGTTGAAGGTGCTAAAAAAACCCTTGTTGAAGCTGCAATTGGTGGAAAAGGATTTTTCATATACGGACCTCCAGGAACAGGTAAAACCTTCCTCACAAGTAAGATGTCGGATCTTCTACCCCCACTTCTAATTCCAAAGTACATAGAATTCAGCGGTGATGTTATACAACTTTATGACCCTGATTTTCACAAATCACGTGAGGAACAGCCAGAAGATCCACGGTGGGTTAAGGTCTACGCACCCTTTGTTTTCACAGGTTCCGAGCTTTCAACTGAGAAACTCGAAACTAACTTCAACCCGAACAAGGGAGTTTACGAAACCTCCCCAATCATAAAGGCCAATGGTGGAGTTTTACTTCTCGACGACCTTGGAAGACAGAAGGAAGATCACAACGCCCTTTTAAACAGGCTCATTGTGCCTCTGGAGAACAAGAAGGATGTTGTGTATATCAAGGGTGCTCCTGTTATTGTTCAAACCCACTTCATACCCTCATTTTCAACCAACCTTGAAATAACCATAGTTGATGAGGCCCACCTCAGACGTGCACCATTGAACATTCTCCTTGATCCACCAAGCCCCGATGAGATCGTGACTGTTTTCAAGAAGAACCTGGATGCAATGCATGAAGACTACGATGAGGATGTGCTTGAGAGGTTCAGGAGTGTCTATATCCCCATGATCTACGGTGGAGAACAGCTCAAACCAACCTTTGCACATGCAAGGGATGTTGCTCAGATAGCACAGGCCGTGCGTATAAGGCGTGGAGAGGAGAGGATAACAAAGGAAATACTTGAAGAAGCTTTAAACGGCCATATTTTGGTCTCGCTCCAAAGGAAGTACACCCCTGAACTCTTCGAGAGGATCATAAAACAGAAACATTGA